The Stutzerimonas stutzeri genome segment GACGGTATCGACCGCCGGCTCGACGTGTTCCGGGCGAATCTCGGAATAGGGCGGCAGGTCGAAGTCCCGAAGCAGCGGGTTGGTATCGGTCACGGCAGTTGCCCCTTCTGAATGAATAATCACCGGTGCATGTTAAAGACAAATGCCCGACCGCGCAGCTGGGGAACTGACCGATAGCGCCTGTCTATGTTCGAGACGGGGTTGGCGTCGTGCCGGAACTCGTCAGCCTGCCGGCGCGGCCAGCATGTTCATCACTAGGCGAATCATGACGTCCTTGTTGGCCGGGTCTGACTCGGCGACCAGCAAGGTCAATGCCGCCAGCCCCACGTCATTGATGACCGGCTCGCCATTGGTCGCCAGGAGGCGGCCATTGCGGTACAGAAAATCGACGAACAGGAAGGCCGCGCTGCGCTTGTTGCCATCGGAAAATGGATGATTCTTGATGACGAAATAGAGCAGGTGCGCGGCCTTGGCTTCCACGCTGGGATAGGCCGGTTCGCCGAACACCGTCTGGTCCAGATTGCCCAGCAACGAGGCCAATCCATCGCCACGATCACGCGCGAACAAATCCGTCGCCTCCCCGCGGGTCATCAACTCGATCTTCAGCTTTTCCAAGGCTGCACGGGCTTCGACCGGGCTTGGCAAGGTACCGCCAGGCTGGGCTTCGGGCTCGGTCAGCAAACCCTCGTCGTAACGCTGCAGCAGCAGAAATGTTTGTGCATAGCGGCTAACGATATCTACCAGGCCCCGGCCGCTCTGCGTGTCTAGTGCGGGACTCTGTGCAGCCTTGCGCACCAGAGTCAGCGCAGCTTCCAGCTCACGGGCGTTGGTTTCGAAGCGTTGCTGGTTGAGCGTCCAGCCCTGCGTCAGGTGCTCACGCAGGATGCGGGTTGCCCATTGGCGGAAGCGTGTGGCCTGCTGGGATTTCACTCGATAGCCGACCGAAATGATCACGTCGAGGTTGTAGTGCTCAACGGATCGGGCGACCTCTCGACGACCCTCCTGACGAACTATCCGGAAATCCCGGATAGTTTCCTCACGCAGCAACTCTTCCTCAGCGAATACGTTCAACAAATGCTCATTGACGGTACGCACATCCTTGCCAAATAGCTCGGCCATCTGACGCTGGCTCAGCCAGACCGTATCGCGAGCGGCATCCAACCGCACCTCCACGGCCTCGTCGGCCGCGTTGAAGATGACTATGGGCACCCGGTTTTCAGCATCCATGGGCGACCTCTTCCTTTAGCTTGTGGGGGCCTGCCATTGTGCAGCCTCATTACTAAGGTGCACACCGCGACTCTCCCGGCGCGGGCTCCTCCTCCCGCTGCGCATAGCGCTGGGCGAGCACCGTGCAGACCATCAGCTGGATCTGGTGAAACAGCATCAGCGGCAGGATGATCATGCCGACCGCGCTGGTGGCGAACAGCACCTGCGCCATGGGCACGCCGGTGGCCAAGCTCTTCTTCGAACCGGCGAAGAGGATGGTGATGCGGTCTTCCAGGTTGAAGCCCAGCAGCTTGCCCAACAGGCCCGTTAGCCACAGCACGATTGCCAGCAGCAGGCAGCAGGCCACCACCAATCCAAGCAGGTGGCCAAGCGGTACGATCTGCCAGAGCCCCTCGACAACCGCACCACTGAAGGCGGTGTAGACCACCAGCAGAATCGAGCTCTGGTCCACGGTTTTCAGCCAGGTCTTGTTGCGCGTCACCCAGGCGCCGATCCAGCGACGCGCGACCTGCCCGGCGATGAAGGGCACCAGCAGTTGCAGGACGATCTTGCCGATCGAATCCAGCGTCGAGCCGCTATCGCCTTCGACGCCCATTAGCAGCAGCACCAGCAGCGGTGTGAGGAAGATGCCGATCAGGCTGGACGCCGCGGCGCTGCAGATCGCGGCGGGCACATTGCCGCGCGCCAGTGAGGTAAAGGCGATAGCCGACTGCACCGTGGCGGGCAGGGCGCAGAGGTAGAGCATGCCCATGTACAGCTCGTTGCCCACCAGCGGGGTCAGCACCGGTTTCAGTGCCAGCCCCAGCAGCGGAAACATGATGAAGGTGCAGGCGAATACCAACAGGTGCAGACGCCAGTGGCCGGCACCGGCAAGGATGGCTTCGCGCGACAGCTTGGCGCCGTGCATGAAGAACAGCAGTGCAATGGCGGCGGCGGTCAGCCACTCGAAGAACACTGCGCCGCGCCCCTCGCAGGGGAACAGGGTGGCGATGGCAACCACGGCGAGCAGGGCCAGGGTGAAGTTATCGAAGAGCAGGCGGAGCTTGGCCATGTGGATTCCTTGGGACTTGCAGACGACAGGGATCGACCTTAACGTGGGCGCCACCTTCCGACTAACGCCAAGCAGGCACGAAATGTCGCCAATCGGACAAGAAGCAGCGTTGATCACCCGCCTCGGTGCGCTCAAGTCGCTGCCACGGCCGGTCTATGGCCAGCTCGACTCACCGCCCAACCTCAAGCTTGGCTACCGCCACAGCCACCCCTGGGTGCAGCTGTCCCACGCGGTCGAAGGCGTGCTCGAAGTGCGTACCGACAGCGGCCGCTTCATAGCACCACCGCTGCGCGCGGTGTGGATTCCGGCGGGCGTGACGCATCAGGTCTTCTGCGCGCCGGACACCTGCATCCGCAGCCTCTACATCGACCGGGCTGTCGCCGGCGATGCGCCCGAGCATTGCCGGGTGCTGCAGGTCAGCCCGCTGCTGCGCGAACTGATCCGGCACTTCAGCACCCTGCCCGAAGCCTATGCCGAAGACGGCGCGGAGGGGCGCCTGGTGCAGGTGCTGCTCGATCAACTGGGAAGCGCGCCAGAGGTCGAACTGGTGCTGCCCCTGCCCGCAGAGCCGCGCCTGCATCGGCTGTGCAAAAGCCTGCAGGCGCAACCGGAATCCCAGGAAGGGCTGGCCGACTGGAGCCGCACTCTGGGCGTTTCGGAACGGACCCTGAGCCGGCTGTTCCTGCGCGAAACCGGCCTGACCTTCCGTGCCTGGCGCCAGCGCATGCGGCTGCTCAGCGCCTTGCCGGCGCTGGAGCGTGGCGAGCGGGTGACCGACGTGGCGCTGGGCTGCGGTTATGAATCCCTATCGGCGTTTATCGCCGCCTTTCGTGAACAGTTCGGCGCCACGCCGGGCGAATTCTTCCGTCCCGGCAGCAACGCCGCCGAAGGTCGGGTCTATCAGTGACCAGCCGTTCTTACGCCTATAGGAGCAAACGCATGAGCATCCGAACCTTCCAGGGCCACACACCCGCACTCGGCGAACGCGTCTTCGTCGACCCCAGCGCCGTGCTCATCGGCGACATCGAAATCGGCGAAGACAGCTCCGTGTGGCCACTGACCGTGATCCGTGGCGATATGCACCGCATCCGCATCGGCGCGCGCACCAGCATCCAGGATGGCAGCGTGTTGCACATCACCCACGCCGGCCCGTTCAACCCGGACGGCTTCCCGCTGACCATCGGCGACGAAGTCACCGTCGGTCACAAGGTCACGCTGCATGGCTGCACCCTGGGCAGCCGCATCCTGGTGGGCATGGGTTCGATCGTGATGGACGGTGCGGTGGTCGAAGACGAGGTCATCATCGGCGCCGGCAGCCTGGTGCCGCCGGGCAAGACGCTGGAAAGCGGTTACCTCTACGTCGGCAGCCCGGTGAAGCAGGCCCGGCCGCTGACCGAGAAAGAGCGCAGCTTTTTCAGTTACACGGCCGGTAACTACGTGAAGCTGAAAAACCAGCACCTGGCCGAGGGCTGCGACGGCTGACGACCGACGCAGGCCCACAACGCCATGGCCTTGCGCGGCGCTGCTAGGCCCGTGTAGGAGCGGGCTCTGCCCGCGATCCCGGAGCCACGCCGAGCCACTCCAGCCGCCCATTGGCGACCAACGTCGCTCCCCCAAAAAGCCGACCCAGCCACGCCTGCACGCAGCCAACCTACACGCACGCCCCTGTAGGAGCGGGCTCTGCCCGCGACCCCGGATCCACGCCGTGCAACTCCAGCCGCCCATTGGCGACCAAGGTCGCTCCCCCAAAAAGCCGACCCAGCCACGCCCGCTCGCAGCCAACCTATACACGCGCCCCCTGTAGGAGCGGGCTCTGCCCGCGACCCCGGATCCACGCCGTGCCACTCCAGCCGCCCATTGGCGACCAAGGTCGCTCCCCCAAAAAGCCGACCCAGCAACGCCAGCACGCAGCCAACCTATACACACGCCCCCTGTAGGAGCGGGCTCTGCCCGCGATCCGGCGGTCACGTCCCGCTAGAGAAACATCCCGCCCGACGCCTCGATCCGCTGGCCATTGATCCAGCGTCCGCCCTCGCCGAACAGGGCGGCCACGGCCAGGCCGATGTCATCGGCCTGCCCCACCCGCCCCAAGGCCGTGTTGCTGGCGACGAAGGCGTTGAGGTCGGCGTTGTCACGCACCGCGCCACCACCGAAGTCGGTTTCGATGGCACCCGGGGCGATCACGTTGACGCTGATGCCACGCGCACCCAACTCGCGCGCCTGATAGCGGGTCAGCACTTCGATGCCGCCTTTCATCGCGGCGTAGGCGGCATAGCCCGGCAGCGAAAAGCGGGCCAGACCACTGGAAACGTTGAGGATGCGCCCACCGTCAGCGATCAGCGGCAGCAGCGTCTGGGTCAGGAAGAACGGCCCCTTGAGGTGCATGTTCATCAGCAGGTCGAACTGCGCCTCGCTGGTGTCGGCGAAGCTCACGTGCTCGCCGACGCCCGCGTTATTGAACAGAAAATCGATATCGGAACGGCCGAAGCGCTCCGGTAGCGCACCGCGCAAGCGCTCGGCGAACGCCGGGAAGCTCGCGCTTTGCGTCACGTCCAGCTGCAGCATCAAGGCCTGCGCGCCGCGGTTTTCGATCTCGTGCACCACCGCTTGCGCCTCAGCCGCCTTGCTGTGGTAGGTGCCGATGACGTCGACGCCCTCTGCGGCGAGATGCAGAGCCGCGCTACGCCCCAGCCCGCGGCTGGCACCGGTGATCAATGCGAGTTTGCGTTTCATGGTGGATCTCCCGACTGGTTAGTGACGGGACCAGCGTATTGTTCCAGGCAGTCCGGTTAAATCCATGAAGCTTGGATAGACTGTTCGTACACACCGATCAATCGATGCCGTCATGACTAATATTCTCGAATTGCTGCGGACCTTTGTCCGGGTCTATGAACTGGCCAGCTTCACCGCTGCGGCGGACAACCTCGGCCTGCCCCGTTCCACCGTTTCCGAACAGATCCGCGCGCTGGAGCAACGCCTCGGTGCCCGGCTGCTTCAGCGCACCACCCGGCGGGTCCAGCCGACCCAGGACGGCCAGCTACTGTACGAGCGCAGCCGCGACATGCTCGACCAGGCCGACGACATCGAGGCGCTGTTCCGTGACAGCCGCGCGCTCACCGGGCGTCTTCGCATCGACCTGCCGGTGGCCCTGGCGCGCAGCCTGGTGATGCCGCGGCTGGGCGAGTTTCTCGAGCGGCACCCGGCCATCGAGATCGAAGTCAGCGCCACCGACCGGCTGGTGGATCTGGTGCGCGAGGGGTTCGATTGTGTGTTGCGCATCGGCGAGGTGGCAGACACCGGCCTGGTTGCACGACGGCTCGGCCGCTATCCGCTAGTGAACTGCGCCAGCCCGGCCTATCTGAAACGGTACGGCATACCCAAGACGTTGGCAGACCTCGCCGACCACCAGCTGATCCATTACGTGCCGGTGCTAGGCGCACGTTCTGCCGGCTTCGAATACCAGGAAAACGGCAAGCCGATGTGCCTGCCGATGCAGGGCCGGGTGACGGTCAACAACAGCGACAGCTACAAACTGGCCTGCATCGGCGGTTTTGGCCTGATTCAGGTGCCGCTCGCCGGGGTCCGCGACGCCCTCGAAAGCGGCGAGCTGCAGATGGTGCTGCCGGACTACGTTCCGGCGCCGATGAGTGCATCGCTGCTATACGCCCACCGGCGCAACCTGCCGCGCCGGGTGCGCGCGTTCATGGACTGGCTGGCCGCGCTGATCGAACAGGACCTGGCCGCCGCGCAGGCGCTTGCCCAGCACATGCAAACGCGGGCCAGCTGAGCCCGTCACCGTTTGCCCTGACGCCGCGGGTTCGGGACAATTGTGGACCCACCCAGCAGCCGGCCGCCCTCCATGCACCACTCCACCATTCTTTTCGACCTCGACGGCACCCTCACCGACCCGCGCGAGGGCATCACCCGCTCGATTCAGCATGCACTGGCCCAGCTTGGCATCGACGAACCGGACCTGACCAAGCTCGAGCCCTTCATCGGGCCGCCGCTGCTGCAGGCATTCATGGAGTTCTATGGTTTCGACGAAGCGCGGGCCTGGGAAGCCGTCGGCCATTACCGTGAGCGTTTCAAGACGGTCGGGCTGTACGAGAACCTACTGTTCGACGGCGTGCTGGAGCTGCTCGAACACCTGCGCGGGCAAGGCCGGACGCTCTACGTCGCGACCTCGAAGCCGTCGGTGTTCGCCCGCGAGATTGCCCGGCATTTCGCCTTCGACCACCACTTCAAGCTGATCTATGGCAGCGAGCTGGACGGCACCCGCACCAACAAGGTCGAGCTGATCGCCCATGTGATTGCCGAAGAAGGGCTCGATCGGGAACAGACGCTGATGATCGGCGACCGCAAACACGACCTGATCGGCGCGCACCAGAACGGGCTGAAAGCCGCGGCGGTGGGGTACGGCTTCGGCAGCCATGCCGAGCTGAAGGCGCAATCGCCAGCGTATTACTACGCCACGCTGCCCGAGCTGCGCGCGGCGTTCGGCTAGGGCGTCTGGTCGCGCTCGGGAGCGAAGCTCACAGGCGGTGACCCATCGGCGTTGATCTGCTGCACCTGCGACGGTCGGCCCTCGGCATCGAGCCGAATACGACCGATGCCCGAGCCGTTCCACAGACGTTCGCCAGACCGGCTGCGGCTCGGCAGCCACGGCTGGACCCGCACCCGGCGGCGCTTGGTGAACCAGTTCAGTGGCGAGCGCGGCGAATACAGCCAGCGGTTGAGCCGGTCGAACAGGTCGAGCAAGCGCGGCGGAAACTCGTTCTTCACGCCGCTGCTGGTGATCTGCCATAACCGTGGCCCTTCGGCACGGCCACGAATGCGCACTTCATAGGCGAACGAGTAATGCACGTCGCCGGAGAGGATCACGTAGTTACCCGGCGTGCGGGTATGGCGAAAGATATTGAGCATCACCTGCGCCGCGCCGCGGTGGGCCATCCAGTTTTCCGCATCGACCAACAGCGACAGCCCGGCCCAGCTGAACACGCGTTGTACGGTCTCGATCAGCTTGACGCCGAACATCGGCGCCGGCGAGACGATGATCACCGAACGATGGTCGAGCAATTCCTGCTGGAAGTCCGTCAGCGCTTCCCAATCCATCAACCCGGAAGGCCGGCTCAGGTTTCGCTCGCTGCGCCAGCGTCGGGTACGGGTGTCGAGCACCACCAGCGCCGGCTCGCTGGGGATGACATAGCCCCAGTCGCCTCTGCCGAGTAGCTCGTCGACCACCCGATCGTGCAGCGCGCAATCGAGTCGCCCGTCTTCGCCGCTGCCCAGCAGCGCCTCGACCGCGCTCAATGACGTGACGCAGGCATCCGGCGCGTTGCCCCAGGCCTGGCACAGCAGATAGCCGAGCAAGGCATTGCCGATGATCCGCCGGGAAAATGGATGGCCGTAGGCGGTCTGCTCCCAGCGCGCGCTGAGGTTCCAGTCATCGGTGATGTCGTGGTCGTCGAAGATCATCAACGACGGCAGATGTGCCAACGCCCTTGCGACCTGCGGCAAGCCTGTCTGAAAGGCATCGATGCAGCGCAGCTCGCGCTCCCAGCGCTCGGCCAGTTCGGTATCCAGCGTGGGTTGCTCAAGCTCGATCAGCTGCCAGGGCACCGGCGACCAGACCAGCAGGTACATTGCCAGCACCTCGCCCAGCGACACCAGATGGTTGTGCGCGCTGGCCGTGGTGAACACCGGCTTTTCCACGCCCCCGAAGAACCGCTCGCGCAGGGCTTCGTTGGATCTGAACGCGGGCAACAACTGCTCGCGCCGGTAATAGGTGGCCGGATGCGCCAGCAGTTCATCGCTATCAGCGACAGTGGCGCCCTCGAGGCACTCGCCATACAGCCCGAGCCGGCGGATCAGCGCATGAATGGCGACCAAGGTCGGCCCGGCCACGTCGTCGGCGTAGATCTGGTCGCCAGTCATCAGCAGCGCGGCGGGCCAGCTTTCGGGAGATTGGCGGGTCTGGGCCACCAGCGAGTCCACAATGGCCAGGCCGTCTGTCGAGGGGTGATGAGGCTTGCGGCAGGAGCCATGCAGCAGGTGGTCGTAGCGCGAGCGGACCACGAATGCCGGCCGCTCGAATCCTTCGTGGATCAGGTGTGGTGCCCAGTCGGCGATGCCTCGCTCATGGCCGTCGGCCTGGATCAACAGGTCGTACTCGATCAACCGGTTGACGGGCAAGGGCTCGTCCAGGCGCAGATCGATCAGGCACAGCCAAGCCGAAGTACCGATACGCAGCCTCCGGCAGGCGTTACCGTTCAGCTCCAGTGATCGCATCGGCTCGCCGTCGGGGTGCAACGCCAGACGCAACGACAGCGGCTCACTGACCACCAGCCAGAGCACCAGGCGGTCCGCCTGCAATCTGCGCAGCAAGGGCCCTGCGAGCACGGCCGGCAAAGACGAAGGGTCAGCAGGTGGCACGCGGTCGTTCATGCATCGCTCGATCGGGTCGGTCAGGAATCAGAGTGTAACCAGCTCTGCGGGTTCGCCTGCAGCCGGTACACCCCACGACGACCAAGGAGCTGCGCCGGAACTTCAGTCCAGCGCGTGGTTGTGCTGCCGAGCAGAACTGACGCTGGATGATTACGGCGTCAGCTACATTACGGCTGAAACCTGCACCAACAAAGCCGCGCGCGAAGCCTTCTTGTGACAGCACCAGCGCAGCGGCCATCCCGGAGTCAGGCGCGCCGCCGCGCCTGTTGCTCGATCAGCGTCTGCAGACGATAGAGGAAGGCGAAGCCCTGCTCCCACCGATGATGGCCGGACTTCACGTTGATATGCCCGACGCCCGGTAGCACAGTCACCTCGCTGCCCCAGCTCTGGCCGAGGGCCTGGGCACGCTCGGCGCTGGCAGCGACATCGTTGTCCGATCCCACCAGCACGCTGGGGAATGGCAACGCCTCGACCGGCAACGGGGCAAAGTTCTGCAGCGCCTCTGGGCAGCCAACGCGCTCGACGTCCGCCGGCGCCACCAGCAGCGCACCACGCACGTGGCGCAGCGTGTCGTGCGAGGCGCTGGCAGCCCAGTGCGCGACCGTGACGCAGCCCAGGCTATGGGCGATCAACACCACCGGTCCCGCCACCGACGCAACGCTGCGCTCGAGTTCAGCCACCCATGCCTGACGCTGCGGCAGCCACCAGTCTGCCTGCTCGACACGTGCGGCGTTTGGCAGCGTGCGTTGCCAATGGCTCTGCCAATGCAGGTCAGGCGAGCCCTGCCAACCCGGCACGATGAGGTAATGAGTGGTGTCGCTGGCCATGGGAGAGGCTCCAAGATGCGTCAAGTGCCAGCGAGATTAACCAAGACGTTACCGTCAACAAAAGAATAAGAATTTATTTGCTTATGCATTTTTTAGCAGAAACGGATTGTCAGGCAGACGCTTCTGTTATCTCTAAAAAGAATATAAATGTTCTTAAACATTATTTTAAAGCATATCCGAACACCCCTTATGATCCGCTCGACTCCGGTTAGAACCGCCGCACCACCCTGTGGCCTATACCCGTCGAGGAACCAAGAATGACGAACACGCTTCCTCCTCCGGAGGCACCGGACGACGCAGCCCTGCTGCGCGAGATCCGCGCGGCGCTGCACGATCTGAAGTTTGGCTCGGTCGAAATCACCCTGCATCACGGTCAAGTGGTGCAGATCGAGAGAAAAGAAAAATTCCGTCTGCAGCCCACCGGCAAGCAGGCCTGACCCAAGACCCACCCCGACCGGACCACCGGAGGGCGTGACATGAACCTACGCCAGGAAAGCCCAACCATGTACACGCCGACCCAGACCGCCCTTCTGCTGCACCGCTGTCGCTGCCGAATGCGTAGCTGACGCACCCGCCCGACCCAAAACCCTAAGCAATACACAACGCGTCCGCACGGATGCGAGAAGGAGCCGTCATGTCCATCGGAAAGTCCATCCTGGCCGTTCTGGCCAGCACCCTCATCGCCGGCCAGGCGTTTGCCGCCAGCGAGCTGCTCAACGTGTCCTACGACCCGACGCGCGAGCTCTACGTCGATTTCAACGCAGCCTTCAACAAGCATTGGCAGGCCCAGGGCAACGAGCCGCTGCGTATTCAGCAGTCCCACGGCGGCTCGGGCAAGCAGGCCCGTTCGGTGATCGACGGCCTGCGCGCCGATGTGGTGACGCTGGCGTTGTCCGGCGACATCGACGCGCTGAACCTGAACCAGCGCTTGATCGACCCGAACTGGCAGGCGCGTCTGCCGGACAACAGCACGCCCTACACCTCAACCATCGTGTTCCTGGTGCGCAAGGGTAATCCGAAGCACATCAGGGACTGGGACGACCTGATCAAGGAGGGTGTCGAGGTCATCACCCCCAATCCGAAAACCTCCGGCGGTGCCCGCTGGAACTTCCTCGCCGCCTGGGCCTATGCGCGCGAAAAGTACGGTAGTGAAGACCAGGCGCTGGCGTTCGTCACCGAACTGTATCGCCACGCGCCGGTACTCGATACCGGTGCCCGCGGCTCCACCATCAGCTTCGTTCAGCGCCAGCTCGGCGACGTGTTGCTGGCCTGGGAAAACGAAGCCTATCTGTCGCTGGCCGAAGAAGGCGGCGACCAGTTGGAAATCGTCACCCCCTCGCTGTCGATCCTCGCCGAGCCGCCCGTTGCGGTGGTCGACGCCAACGTCGACCGCAAGGGCACCCGCAAGGTGGCCGAGGCCTACCTGGAATACCTTTACAGCGAAGAAGGCCAGCGCATCGCCGCGAAGCACTTCTACCGCCCGCGCAACGCCGGCGTGGCAACCGAATTCAAGGATCAGTTCCAGGACCTGAAGCTGGTCACCATCGACAAGGATTTCGGCGGCTGGAAACAAGCGCAGCCCAAATACTTCGATGACGGTGGCGTGTTCGATCAGATTTTTAAAGTGATCAATCAGTAACTGGACGCTGACCGAGCGCGAACCAGCGCTGAGTGAGGGGACCGCCACACGGCGGCACCTCACACGGCCTGAACGTCAACGCTGCCCAAAAGTACGGAAGACCTATGTCTCGACGCACGTCCCCGGTCATACCCGGCTTCGGACTGACCCTGGGCTACACCCTGACCTACCTGACGCTGGTGGTACTGATTCCGCTGGGCGCCATGTTCGTCTACTCCCTGCAGCTGAGCCTGGATCAATGGTGGGCCCTGCTCACCAGCCGCCAGGTGCTGTTTTCCCTGAAGCTCTCCTTTGGCACCGCGCTGCTGGCAGCGCTGATCAATGGCGTGCTCGGTATCGTCATCGCCTGGGTACTGGTGCGCTACACCTTTGCCGGGCGGCGCGTCATCGATGCCATGGTCGACATGCCCTTCGCCCTGCCCACGGCAGTGGCGGGTATCGCCCTGACTGCCTTGTACGCCCCCAACGGCCTGATCGGCTCGCTGTTTCCATTCAAGATCGCCTACACGCCGCTTGGCATCACGCTGGCGCTGGTGTTCGTCACCCTGCCCTTCGTGGTGCGCACCCTGCAGCCGGTGCTGGCCGACATCCCCAAGGAAGTCGAAGAAGCCGCCGCTTGCCTGGGTGCCCGTCCGATGCAGGTATTTCGTCATGTGCTGCTGCCAAGCCTGCTGCCCGCTTGGCTGACCGGTTTCGCACTGGCGTTTGCCCGCGGCGTCGGCGAATACGGCTCGGTGGTGTTCATCGCCGGCAACATCCCGCTGAAGACTGAAATCCTGCCGCTGCTGATCGTCTCCAAGCTGGACCAGTACGACTACCCTGGCGCGACCGGGATCGGCGTTCTGATGCTGGTGGTGTCTTTCATCCTGCTGCTGTTGATCAACCGGCTGCAGCGCCGCATGCAGCCGCGCCTCTGAGGAGCCCACCATGAGTCTTGCCACCCTCGGCAGCGCCACCGTGCGCGCCTCGACCCGCCGCTCCCCCGGCGCTTTCATCCTGATCGCCATCGCCTGGGCGGTGTTCGCCGTGATCCTCCTGCTGCCGCTGTATATGGTGCTCAGCCAAGGCCTGAGCCGCGGCCTGGACTACTTCTGGGACGCCATCGGCGAGCCGGACGCGATCTCGGCGCTGCAACTGACCTTGCTGGCGACCGCCATCTCGGTGCCACTCAATGTGATTTTCGGCCTCGCCGCCGCTTGGTCGGTGGCCAAGTTCGACTTCCGTGGCAAGAGCCTGCTGGTGACCCTGATCGATATGCCGTTCTCGGTCTCGCCGGTGGTCGCCGGCCTGATTTACGTCCTGCTGTTCGGCAGCCAGAGCGTTCTCGCGCCTTGGCTCGACACGCATAACCTGCAGATCGTCTACGCGGTGCCCGGCATCGTCCTGGCAACGCTGTTCGTCACCGTACCCTTCGTTGCCCGGGAGCTGATTCCGCTGATGGAGGAACAGGGCAGCACGGAAGAGGAGGCCGCTCGGCTGCTCGGCGCCAACGGCTGGCAGAT includes the following:
- the rhuM gene encoding virulence protein RhuM/Fic/DOC family protein, which translates into the protein MDAENRVPIVIFNAADEAVEVRLDAARDTVWLSQRQMAELFGKDVRTVNEHLLNVFAEEELLREETIRDFRIVRQEGRREVARSVEHYNLDVIISVGYRVKSQQATRFRQWATRILREHLTQGWTLNQQRFETNARELEAALTLVRKAAQSPALDTQSGRGLVDIVSRYAQTFLLLQRYDEGLLTEPEAQPGGTLPSPVEARAALEKLKIELMTRGEATDLFARDRGDGLASLLGNLDQTVFGEPAYPSVEAKAAHLLYFVIKNHPFSDGNKRSAAFLFVDFLYRNGRLLATNGEPVINDVGLAALTLLVAESDPANKDVMIRLVMNMLAAPAG
- a CDS encoding bile acid:sodium symporter family protein produces the protein MAKLRLLFDNFTLALLAVVAIATLFPCEGRGAVFFEWLTAAAIALLFFMHGAKLSREAILAGAGHWRLHLLVFACTFIMFPLLGLALKPVLTPLVGNELYMGMLYLCALPATVQSAIAFTSLARGNVPAAICSAAASSLIGIFLTPLLVLLLMGVEGDSGSTLDSIGKIVLQLLVPFIAGQVARRWIGAWVTRNKTWLKTVDQSSILLVVYTAFSGAVVEGLWQIVPLGHLLGLVVACCLLLAIVLWLTGLLGKLLGFNLEDRITILFAGSKKSLATGVPMAQVLFATSAVGMIILPLMLFHQIQLMVCTVLAQRYAQREEEPAPGESRCAP
- a CDS encoding AraC family transcriptional regulator, translating into MSPIGQEAALITRLGALKSLPRPVYGQLDSPPNLKLGYRHSHPWVQLSHAVEGVLEVRTDSGRFIAPPLRAVWIPAGVTHQVFCAPDTCIRSLYIDRAVAGDAPEHCRVLQVSPLLRELIRHFSTLPEAYAEDGAEGRLVQVLLDQLGSAPEVELVLPLPAEPRLHRLCKSLQAQPESQEGLADWSRTLGVSERTLSRLFLRETGLTFRAWRQRMRLLSALPALERGERVTDVALGCGYESLSAFIAAFREQFGATPGEFFRPGSNAAEGRVYQ
- a CDS encoding gamma carbonic anhydrase family protein produces the protein MSIRTFQGHTPALGERVFVDPSAVLIGDIEIGEDSSVWPLTVIRGDMHRIRIGARTSIQDGSVLHITHAGPFNPDGFPLTIGDEVTVGHKVTLHGCTLGSRILVGMGSIVMDGAVVEDEVIIGAGSLVPPGKTLESGYLYVGSPVKQARPLTEKERSFFSYTAGNYVKLKNQHLAEGCDG
- a CDS encoding SDR family NAD(P)-dependent oxidoreductase codes for the protein MKRKLALITGASRGLGRSAALHLAAEGVDVIGTYHSKAAEAQAVVHEIENRGAQALMLQLDVTQSASFPAFAERLRGALPERFGRSDIDFLFNNAGVGEHVSFADTSEAQFDLLMNMHLKGPFFLTQTLLPLIADGGRILNVSSGLARFSLPGYAAYAAMKGGIEVLTRYQARELGARGISVNVIAPGAIETDFGGGAVRDNADLNAFVASNTALGRVGQADDIGLAVAALFGEGGRWINGQRIEASGGMFL
- a CDS encoding LysR family transcriptional regulator, whose product is MTNILELLRTFVRVYELASFTAAADNLGLPRSTVSEQIRALEQRLGARLLQRTTRRVQPTQDGQLLYERSRDMLDQADDIEALFRDSRALTGRLRIDLPVALARSLVMPRLGEFLERHPAIEIEVSATDRLVDLVREGFDCVLRIGEVADTGLVARRLGRYPLVNCASPAYLKRYGIPKTLADLADHQLIHYVPVLGARSAGFEYQENGKPMCLPMQGRVTVNNSDSYKLACIGGFGLIQVPLAGVRDALESGELQMVLPDYVPAPMSASLLYAHRRNLPRRVRAFMDWLAALIEQDLAAAQALAQHMQTRAS
- a CDS encoding HAD family hydrolase, with the translated sequence MHHSTILFDLDGTLTDPREGITRSIQHALAQLGIDEPDLTKLEPFIGPPLLQAFMEFYGFDEARAWEAVGHYRERFKTVGLYENLLFDGVLELLEHLRGQGRTLYVATSKPSVFAREIARHFAFDHHFKLIYGSELDGTRTNKVELIAHVIAEEGLDREQTLMIGDRKHDLIGAHQNGLKAAAVGYGFGSHAELKAQSPAYYYATLPELRAAFG
- a CDS encoding alkaline phosphatase D family protein — encoded protein: MNDRVPPADPSSLPAVLAGPLLRRLQADRLVLWLVVSEPLSLRLALHPDGEPMRSLELNGNACRRLRIGTSAWLCLIDLRLDEPLPVNRLIEYDLLIQADGHERGIADWAPHLIHEGFERPAFVVRSRYDHLLHGSCRKPHHPSTDGLAIVDSLVAQTRQSPESWPAALLMTGDQIYADDVAGPTLVAIHALIRRLGLYGECLEGATVADSDELLAHPATYYRREQLLPAFRSNEALRERFFGGVEKPVFTTASAHNHLVSLGEVLAMYLLVWSPVPWQLIELEQPTLDTELAERWERELRCIDAFQTGLPQVARALAHLPSLMIFDDHDITDDWNLSARWEQTAYGHPFSRRIIGNALLGYLLCQAWGNAPDACVTSLSAVEALLGSGEDGRLDCALHDRVVDELLGRGDWGYVIPSEPALVVLDTRTRRWRSERNLSRPSGLMDWEALTDFQQELLDHRSVIIVSPAPMFGVKLIETVQRVFSWAGLSLLVDAENWMAHRGAAQVMLNIFRHTRTPGNYVILSGDVHYSFAYEVRIRGRAEGPRLWQITSSGVKNEFPPRLLDLFDRLNRWLYSPRSPLNWFTKRRRVRVQPWLPSRSRSGERLWNGSGIGRIRLDAEGRPSQVQQINADGSPPVSFAPERDQTP
- a CDS encoding alpha/beta hydrolase gives rise to the protein MASDTTHYLIVPGWQGSPDLHWQSHWQRTLPNAARVEQADWWLPQRQAWVAELERSVASVAGPVVLIAHSLGCVTVAHWAASASHDTLRHVRGALLVAPADVERVGCPEALQNFAPLPVEALPFPSVLVGSDNDVAASAERAQALGQSWGSEVTVLPGVGHINVKSGHHRWEQGFAFLYRLQTLIEQQARRRA